The following coding sequences are from one Strix uralensis isolate ZFMK-TIS-50842 chromosome 6, bStrUra1, whole genome shotgun sequence window:
- the ZNF148 gene encoding zinc finger protein 148 isoform X3, giving the protein MNIEDKLGGLFLKCGGIDQMQSSRAMVGMGAVSDQSGVSGERQEAVLQDRTMAHQEILATDEVLQESELRQQEMISHDELMVHEETVKNDDDMDTQDRLPQGLQYAVNVPISVKQEITFTDASEQQKRDKKQIREPVDLQKKKKRKQRSPAKILTINEDGSLGVKTHKSHVCEHCNAAFRTNYHLQRHVFIHTGEKPFQCSQCDMRFIQKYLLQRHEKIHTVVKIRSLKKRLEQGVKMEPVCAVLSEASSPAPVAQVSCLLHSVLPFSHQGWSSGSGHPGCSIWSSS; this is encoded by the exons ATGAACATTGAAGACAAGCTGGGAGGATTATTTCTTAAATGTGGTGGCATAGACCAGATGCAGTCATCCAGGGCTATGGTAGGGATGGGTGCAGTATCTGACCAGTCTGGAGTATCGGGAGAACGGCAAGAGGCAGTGCTTCAAGATCGGACTATGGCGCACCAAGAAATTCTTGCAACAGATGAAGTGTTACAAGAAAGTGAACTTCGACAGCAAGAGATGATTTCACATGATGAACTCATGGTCCATGAGGAGACGGTAAAAAATGATGATGACATGGATACGCAAGATAGACTTCCTCAAGGGCTGCAGTATGCTGTTAATGTCCCT ATCAGTGTAAAGCAAGAAATTACCTTTACTGATGCATCTGAACAACAGAAACGAGACAAAAAACAAATACGAGAGCCAGTagatttgcagaaaaagaagaaaagaaaacagcgTTCACCAGCAAAA aTCCTTACAATAAATGAGGATGGATCACTTGGTGTGAAAACCCACAAATCTCATGTTTGTGAGCATTGCAATGCTGCCTTTAGAACCAACTACCATTTACAGAGACATGTCTTCATTCATACAG GTGAAAAACCATTTCAGTGCAGTCAGTGCGACATGCGTTTCATACAGAAGTACCTGCTACAGAGGCATGAGAAGATTCATACTG TTGTCAAGATACGGAGTTTAAAGAAGAGACTGGAACAGGGGGTTAAAATGGAGCCCGTGTGTGCTGTCCTTTCAGAAGCCAGCAGCCCTGCCCCGGTCGCTCAGGTAAGTTGCCTCCTCCACAGCGTCCTTCCCTTTTCACATCAGGGCTGGTCTTCAGGTTCAGGACATCCCGGCTGCAGTATCTGGTCTAGCTCTTGA
- the ZNF148 gene encoding zinc finger protein 148 isoform X4, producing the protein MNIEDKLGGLFLKCGGIDQMQSSRAMVGMGAVSDQSGVSGERQEAVLQDRTMAHQEILATDEVLQESELRQQEMISHDELMVHEETVKNDDDMDTQDRLPQGLQYAVNVPISVKQEITFTDASEQQKRDKKQIREPVDLQKKKKRKQRSPAKILTINEDGSLGVKTHKSHVCEHCNAAFRTNYHLQRHVFIHTGEKPFQCSQCDMRFIQKYLLQRHEKIHTVVKIRSLKKRLEQGVKMEPVCAVLSEASSPAPVAQ; encoded by the exons ATGAACATTGAAGACAAGCTGGGAGGATTATTTCTTAAATGTGGTGGCATAGACCAGATGCAGTCATCCAGGGCTATGGTAGGGATGGGTGCAGTATCTGACCAGTCTGGAGTATCGGGAGAACGGCAAGAGGCAGTGCTTCAAGATCGGACTATGGCGCACCAAGAAATTCTTGCAACAGATGAAGTGTTACAAGAAAGTGAACTTCGACAGCAAGAGATGATTTCACATGATGAACTCATGGTCCATGAGGAGACGGTAAAAAATGATGATGACATGGATACGCAAGATAGACTTCCTCAAGGGCTGCAGTATGCTGTTAATGTCCCT ATCAGTGTAAAGCAAGAAATTACCTTTACTGATGCATCTGAACAACAGAAACGAGACAAAAAACAAATACGAGAGCCAGTagatttgcagaaaaagaagaaaagaaaacagcgTTCACCAGCAAAA aTCCTTACAATAAATGAGGATGGATCACTTGGTGTGAAAACCCACAAATCTCATGTTTGTGAGCATTGCAATGCTGCCTTTAGAACCAACTACCATTTACAGAGACATGTCTTCATTCATACAG GTGAAAAACCATTTCAGTGCAGTCAGTGCGACATGCGTTTCATACAGAAGTACCTGCTACAGAGGCATGAGAAGATTCATACTG TTGTCAAGATACGGAGTTTAAAGAAGAGACTGGAACAGGGGGTTAAAATGGAGCCCGTGTGTGCTGTCCTTTCAGAAGCCAGCAGCCCTGCCCCGGTCGCTCAG
- the ZNF148 gene encoding zinc finger protein 148 isoform X2 — MNIEDKLGGLFLKCGGIDQMQSSRAMVGMGAVSDQSGVSGERQEAVLQDRTMAHQEILATDEVLQESELRQQEMISHDELMVHEETVKNDDDMDTQDRLPQGLQYAVNVPILTINEDGSLGVKTHKSHVCEHCNAAFRTNYHLQRHVFIHTGEKPFQCSQCDMRFIQKYLLQRHEKIHTGEKPFRCDECGMRFIQKYHMERHKRTHSGEKPYQCEYCLQYFSRTDRVLKHKRMCHENRDKKPNRSATKVGFLPSEEDSGFSMPMKDSSLPKKKRQKTEKTKSGDKECTDKSEQKKDKNDYLPLYSSSTKVKDEYMVAEYAVEMPHSSVSGTHLEEANSGEIHPPKLVLKKVNSKRSLKQPLEQSQTISPLSTYEDNKVSKYAFDLVDKQSLLDSEGNADIDQVDTLQEGPSKPVHSSTNYDDAMQFLKKKRYLQATSNNSREYALNVSTIASQPSVTQAAVASVIDETATASILDTQALNVEIKGNHDKNVIPDEVLQTLLDHYSHKANGQHEISFSVADTEVTSSISINSSEVSEVTQSETVGTSSQASSSDKASMLQEYSKFLQQALDRTSQNDAYLNNPSLNFVTDNQTLTTQPAFPSMEKVYTSIPVNSFRSGMNSPLRTTPDKSHFGLMVGDSQHPFPFSGDEANHSSSSSTQDFLDQVTSQKKAEAQPVHQAYQISSFEQPFRAQYHGARAGISSQFSTANGQVNLRGPGTSADFPEFPLVNVNDSRAGMTSSPDATTGQTFG; from the exons ATGAACATTGAAGACAAGCTGGGAGGATTATTTCTTAAATGTGGTGGCATAGACCAGATGCAGTCATCCAGGGCTATGGTAGGGATGGGTGCAGTATCTGACCAGTCTGGAGTATCGGGAGAACGGCAAGAGGCAGTGCTTCAAGATCGGACTATGGCGCACCAAGAAATTCTTGCAACAGATGAAGTGTTACAAGAAAGTGAACTTCGACAGCAAGAGATGATTTCACATGATGAACTCATGGTCCATGAGGAGACGGTAAAAAATGATGATGACATGGATACGCAAGATAGACTTCCTCAAGGGCTGCAGTATGCTGTTAATGTCCCT aTCCTTACAATAAATGAGGATGGATCACTTGGTGTGAAAACCCACAAATCTCATGTTTGTGAGCATTGCAATGCTGCCTTTAGAACCAACTACCATTTACAGAGACATGTCTTCATTCATACAG GTGAAAAACCATTTCAGTGCAGTCAGTGCGACATGCGTTTCATACAGAAGTACCTGCTACAGAGGCATGAGAAGATTCATACTG GTGAAAAGCCATTTCGTTGTGATGAATGTGGTATGAGGTTTATTCAGAAGTATCACATGGAAAGGCACAAAAGAACTCACAGTGGAGAGAAGCCTTACCAGTGTGAATATTGTTTGCAG TATTTCTCCAGGACTGATCGTGTGCTGAAACATAAACGTATGTGCCATGAGAACCGTGACAAGAAACCGAACAGAAGTGCCACCAAAGTTGGCTTTTTGCCATCAGAGGAAGATTCTGGTTTCTCTATGCCTATGAAAGACAGCTCCTTGCcaaagaagaaaaggcagaaaacagagaaaacaaaatctgggGATAAGGAATGTACAGATAAGTCAGAACAGAAGAAGGACAAAAATGACTATTTGCCTTTGTACTCTTCTAGTACTAAAGTAAAAGATGAATACATGGTAGCGGAATATGCTGTTGAGATGCCACATTCTTCAGTCAGTGGAACGCACTTAGAAGAAGCAAATTCTGGAGAAATACACCCACCTAAGCTCGTTCTCAAAAaagttaacagcaagaggagTCTGAAACAGCCACTTGAGCAAAGTCAAACCATTTCACCTTTATCTACGTATGAAGACAACAAGGTCTCAAAGTATGCCTTTGATCTTGTGGATAAGCAAAGTTTACTGGACTCTGAAGGTAATGCTGACATTGATCAAGTTGACACATTACAGGAAGGGCCCAGTAAACCTGTACACAGCAGCACTAATTATGATGATGCaatgcagtttttaaagaaaaagaggtaTCTACAAGCTACTAGTAATAACAGTAGAGAATATGCCTTGAATGTAAGTACCATAGCATCTCAACCTTCGGTAACACAGGCAGCTGTAGCCAGCGTCATTGATGAAACTGCTACAGCCTCAATATTAGACACCCAGGCACTGAATGTTGAAATTAAAGGTAACCATGACAAAAATGTCATTCCAGATGAGGTACTGCAAACTCTGTTAGATCATTATTCACACAAGGCTAATGGACAACATGAGATATCTTTCAGTGTGGCTGACACCGAGGTGACCTCCAGTATATCAATCAATTCTTCTGAAGTATCTGAGGTCACCCAATCTGAGACAGTTGGAACAAGCTCTCAAGCTTCTTCATCAGATAAAGCTAGTATGTTACAAGAATATTCAAAGTTTTTACAACAAGCTTTGGACAGAACTAGCCAAAATGATGCCTATTTGAACAACCCGAGCCTTAATTTTGTGACTGATAACCAGACTCTTACAACCCAGCCAGCATTTCCTTCCATGGAGAAGGTCTACACGTCTATACCCGTCAATAGCTTTCGATCGGGAATGAACTCTCCATTAAGAACAACTCCAGACAAGTCTCATTTTGGACTAATGGTTGGTGATTCGCAGCACCCTTTTCCCTTTTCAGGTGATGAGGCAAAtcattcttcttcctcctctacACAGGACTTCTTGGATCAAGTAACTTCTCagaagaaagcagaggcacagccgGTTCATCAAGCATATCAAATTAGCTCCTTTGAGCAGCCTTTTAGAGCTCAGTACCATGGGGCAAGAGCTGGAATATCATCTCAGTTTAGCACTGCCAATGGACAGGTGAACCTTCGGGGACCAGGGACAAGTGCTGATTTCCCAGAATTTCCCTTGGTGAATGTAAATGATAGCAGAGCTGGGATGACTTCATCACCTGATGCCACAACGGGCCAGACTTTTGGCTAA
- the ZNF148 gene encoding zinc finger protein 148 isoform X1 produces MNIEDKLGGLFLKCGGIDQMQSSRAMVGMGAVSDQSGVSGERQEAVLQDRTMAHQEILATDEVLQESELRQQEMISHDELMVHEETVKNDDDMDTQDRLPQGLQYAVNVPISVKQEITFTDASEQQKRDKKQIREPVDLQKKKKRKQRSPAKILTINEDGSLGVKTHKSHVCEHCNAAFRTNYHLQRHVFIHTGEKPFQCSQCDMRFIQKYLLQRHEKIHTGEKPFRCDECGMRFIQKYHMERHKRTHSGEKPYQCEYCLQYFSRTDRVLKHKRMCHENRDKKPNRSATKVGFLPSEEDSGFSMPMKDSSLPKKKRQKTEKTKSGDKECTDKSEQKKDKNDYLPLYSSSTKVKDEYMVAEYAVEMPHSSVSGTHLEEANSGEIHPPKLVLKKVNSKRSLKQPLEQSQTISPLSTYEDNKVSKYAFDLVDKQSLLDSEGNADIDQVDTLQEGPSKPVHSSTNYDDAMQFLKKKRYLQATSNNSREYALNVSTIASQPSVTQAAVASVIDETATASILDTQALNVEIKGNHDKNVIPDEVLQTLLDHYSHKANGQHEISFSVADTEVTSSISINSSEVSEVTQSETVGTSSQASSSDKASMLQEYSKFLQQALDRTSQNDAYLNNPSLNFVTDNQTLTTQPAFPSMEKVYTSIPVNSFRSGMNSPLRTTPDKSHFGLMVGDSQHPFPFSGDEANHSSSSSTQDFLDQVTSQKKAEAQPVHQAYQISSFEQPFRAQYHGARAGISSQFSTANGQVNLRGPGTSADFPEFPLVNVNDSRAGMTSSPDATTGQTFG; encoded by the exons ATGAACATTGAAGACAAGCTGGGAGGATTATTTCTTAAATGTGGTGGCATAGACCAGATGCAGTCATCCAGGGCTATGGTAGGGATGGGTGCAGTATCTGACCAGTCTGGAGTATCGGGAGAACGGCAAGAGGCAGTGCTTCAAGATCGGACTATGGCGCACCAAGAAATTCTTGCAACAGATGAAGTGTTACAAGAAAGTGAACTTCGACAGCAAGAGATGATTTCACATGATGAACTCATGGTCCATGAGGAGACGGTAAAAAATGATGATGACATGGATACGCAAGATAGACTTCCTCAAGGGCTGCAGTATGCTGTTAATGTCCCT ATCAGTGTAAAGCAAGAAATTACCTTTACTGATGCATCTGAACAACAGAAACGAGACAAAAAACAAATACGAGAGCCAGTagatttgcagaaaaagaagaaaagaaaacagcgTTCACCAGCAAAA aTCCTTACAATAAATGAGGATGGATCACTTGGTGTGAAAACCCACAAATCTCATGTTTGTGAGCATTGCAATGCTGCCTTTAGAACCAACTACCATTTACAGAGACATGTCTTCATTCATACAG GTGAAAAACCATTTCAGTGCAGTCAGTGCGACATGCGTTTCATACAGAAGTACCTGCTACAGAGGCATGAGAAGATTCATACTG GTGAAAAGCCATTTCGTTGTGATGAATGTGGTATGAGGTTTATTCAGAAGTATCACATGGAAAGGCACAAAAGAACTCACAGTGGAGAGAAGCCTTACCAGTGTGAATATTGTTTGCAG TATTTCTCCAGGACTGATCGTGTGCTGAAACATAAACGTATGTGCCATGAGAACCGTGACAAGAAACCGAACAGAAGTGCCACCAAAGTTGGCTTTTTGCCATCAGAGGAAGATTCTGGTTTCTCTATGCCTATGAAAGACAGCTCCTTGCcaaagaagaaaaggcagaaaacagagaaaacaaaatctgggGATAAGGAATGTACAGATAAGTCAGAACAGAAGAAGGACAAAAATGACTATTTGCCTTTGTACTCTTCTAGTACTAAAGTAAAAGATGAATACATGGTAGCGGAATATGCTGTTGAGATGCCACATTCTTCAGTCAGTGGAACGCACTTAGAAGAAGCAAATTCTGGAGAAATACACCCACCTAAGCTCGTTCTCAAAAaagttaacagcaagaggagTCTGAAACAGCCACTTGAGCAAAGTCAAACCATTTCACCTTTATCTACGTATGAAGACAACAAGGTCTCAAAGTATGCCTTTGATCTTGTGGATAAGCAAAGTTTACTGGACTCTGAAGGTAATGCTGACATTGATCAAGTTGACACATTACAGGAAGGGCCCAGTAAACCTGTACACAGCAGCACTAATTATGATGATGCaatgcagtttttaaagaaaaagaggtaTCTACAAGCTACTAGTAATAACAGTAGAGAATATGCCTTGAATGTAAGTACCATAGCATCTCAACCTTCGGTAACACAGGCAGCTGTAGCCAGCGTCATTGATGAAACTGCTACAGCCTCAATATTAGACACCCAGGCACTGAATGTTGAAATTAAAGGTAACCATGACAAAAATGTCATTCCAGATGAGGTACTGCAAACTCTGTTAGATCATTATTCACACAAGGCTAATGGACAACATGAGATATCTTTCAGTGTGGCTGACACCGAGGTGACCTCCAGTATATCAATCAATTCTTCTGAAGTATCTGAGGTCACCCAATCTGAGACAGTTGGAACAAGCTCTCAAGCTTCTTCATCAGATAAAGCTAGTATGTTACAAGAATATTCAAAGTTTTTACAACAAGCTTTGGACAGAACTAGCCAAAATGATGCCTATTTGAACAACCCGAGCCTTAATTTTGTGACTGATAACCAGACTCTTACAACCCAGCCAGCATTTCCTTCCATGGAGAAGGTCTACACGTCTATACCCGTCAATAGCTTTCGATCGGGAATGAACTCTCCATTAAGAACAACTCCAGACAAGTCTCATTTTGGACTAATGGTTGGTGATTCGCAGCACCCTTTTCCCTTTTCAGGTGATGAGGCAAAtcattcttcttcctcctctacACAGGACTTCTTGGATCAAGTAACTTCTCagaagaaagcagaggcacagccgGTTCATCAAGCATATCAAATTAGCTCCTTTGAGCAGCCTTTTAGAGCTCAGTACCATGGGGCAAGAGCTGGAATATCATCTCAGTTTAGCACTGCCAATGGACAGGTGAACCTTCGGGGACCAGGGACAAGTGCTGATTTCCCAGAATTTCCCTTGGTGAATGTAAATGATAGCAGAGCTGGGATGACTTCATCACCTGATGCCACAACGGGCCAGACTTTTGGCTAA
- the ZNF148 gene encoding zinc finger protein 148 isoform X5 — protein MNIEDKLGGLFLKCGGIDQMQSSRAMVGMGAVSDQSGVSGERQEAVLQDRTMAHQEILATDEVLQESELRQQEMISHDELMVHEETVKNDDDMDTQDRLPQGLQYAVNVPISVKQEITFTDASEQQKRDKKQIREPVDLQKKKKRKQRSPAKILTINEDGSLGVKTHKSHVCEHCNAAFRTNYHLQRHVFIHTGEKPFQCSQCDMRFIQKYLLQRHEKIHTARCFRKICPGFSLH, from the exons ATGAACATTGAAGACAAGCTGGGAGGATTATTTCTTAAATGTGGTGGCATAGACCAGATGCAGTCATCCAGGGCTATGGTAGGGATGGGTGCAGTATCTGACCAGTCTGGAGTATCGGGAGAACGGCAAGAGGCAGTGCTTCAAGATCGGACTATGGCGCACCAAGAAATTCTTGCAACAGATGAAGTGTTACAAGAAAGTGAACTTCGACAGCAAGAGATGATTTCACATGATGAACTCATGGTCCATGAGGAGACGGTAAAAAATGATGATGACATGGATACGCAAGATAGACTTCCTCAAGGGCTGCAGTATGCTGTTAATGTCCCT ATCAGTGTAAAGCAAGAAATTACCTTTACTGATGCATCTGAACAACAGAAACGAGACAAAAAACAAATACGAGAGCCAGTagatttgcagaaaaagaagaaaagaaaacagcgTTCACCAGCAAAA aTCCTTACAATAAATGAGGATGGATCACTTGGTGTGAAAACCCACAAATCTCATGTTTGTGAGCATTGCAATGCTGCCTTTAGAACCAACTACCATTTACAGAGACATGTCTTCATTCATACAG GTGAAAAACCATTTCAGTGCAGTCAGTGCGACATGCGTTTCATACAGAAGTACCTGCTACAGAGGCATGAGAAGATTCATACTG CaagatgtttcagaaaaatatgtCCTGGATTCTCCCTACATTAG
- the ZNF148 gene encoding zinc finger protein 148 isoform X6, with product MNIEDKLGGLFLKCGGIDQMQSSRAMVGMGAVSDQSGVSGERQEAVLQDRTMAHQEILATDEVLQESELRQQEMISHDELMVHEETVKNDDDMDTQDRLPQGLQYAVNVPISVKQEITFTDASEQQKRDKKQIREPVDLQKKKKRKQRSPAKILTINEDGSLGVKTHKSHVCEHCNAAFRTNYHLQRHVFIHTGEKPFQCSQCDMRFIQKYLLQRHEKIHTAPAFVQCSKH from the exons ATGAACATTGAAGACAAGCTGGGAGGATTATTTCTTAAATGTGGTGGCATAGACCAGATGCAGTCATCCAGGGCTATGGTAGGGATGGGTGCAGTATCTGACCAGTCTGGAGTATCGGGAGAACGGCAAGAGGCAGTGCTTCAAGATCGGACTATGGCGCACCAAGAAATTCTTGCAACAGATGAAGTGTTACAAGAAAGTGAACTTCGACAGCAAGAGATGATTTCACATGATGAACTCATGGTCCATGAGGAGACGGTAAAAAATGATGATGACATGGATACGCAAGATAGACTTCCTCAAGGGCTGCAGTATGCTGTTAATGTCCCT ATCAGTGTAAAGCAAGAAATTACCTTTACTGATGCATCTGAACAACAGAAACGAGACAAAAAACAAATACGAGAGCCAGTagatttgcagaaaaagaagaaaagaaaacagcgTTCACCAGCAAAA aTCCTTACAATAAATGAGGATGGATCACTTGGTGTGAAAACCCACAAATCTCATGTTTGTGAGCATTGCAATGCTGCCTTTAGAACCAACTACCATTTACAGAGACATGTCTTCATTCATACAG GTGAAAAACCATTTCAGTGCAGTCAGTGCGACATGCGTTTCATACAGAAGTACCTGCTACAGAGGCATGAGAAGATTCATACTG CACCAGCTTTTGTACAGTGTTCAAAACACTGA